The Candidatus Omnitrophota bacterium DNA segment GCTGGCGGAAAAATACGCCCTCAGCGGCTTTGCCACACCCGCCGGCGGATGCGTGCTCACTGATAAAATTTTTTCAAAAAGAATAAAAGACGCCGTCATCCACGGCGAACTCGATCTTTTGAGGAGCCGTCATCTTATGACGGGCCGACATTTTCGTCTTGAAAAAGGATCCAAGCTCGTGATCGCCCGTAAGGCTTCAGAAGATAAATTCCTCTCGGACAATGCCGTCGGCCTCATAAGGATACTGCCTTCAGGGGCTCCCGGCCCCGGGGCGCTTCTGTCGGATATGCGCGACATTGATCTGGCGCTTTCCATAATCGCCAGATACAGCGGCAAGACGCATGAATTTATCATCCGCACTGCCGGGGAAGCGGACATTGTGCGAAAAGCCGAAGCCGCGGACGAGGAAACCGTCAGAAAATATCTGGTCTGAGAAGGCCTTCTTCTATGAGCTCGTTTGTGTCTTTGGCCTCTCTGCCTTTTGATTCAAAAAAAGTTTTTCGCGCTTTTTCGATAAGCCGCTCTTTGAGCGCTTTTTCCTTTGCCTCTATCTCTTCAAGGGATGGCCGGGTGATCCCCGCTTGAGGCAGTAATTGGATCTCTGTTTTTCTGCGTTTTGCGTAGAAACTGAGCCACCACAGGAGAGCTATGAGAATAAAGAGCAGCCAGCTGCGTTTTTTCATACGAGGAGTTTTTTCATGTCCCTGACGGCCTTGTCAAGACCGGCGAAAAGAGCGTAGGCGATAATGCTGTGGCCTATATTGAGTTCGTTCATTCCCTTTATGCGCGCTATCGCGGTTGTGTTCTCGTAATCCAGCCCGTGCCCCGCGTTAAGGAGCAGGCCCTGTGACAGGGCAAAAGCGGAAGCTTTTTTTATGCCCAGCAGTTCCTTCGCTCTCGCGGCTCCCCGCAGATTGGCGTATGAGCCTGTGTGGAGCTCCACCGCGTCGGCCCCGAGTTTTTTTGACAGGGCTATAGCCTTTTCGTTTGCTTCTATAAATAGGCTGACCCTGATGCCTTTTTTGTTGAACAGAGGGATGATCTTTTTGAGGCGCCTTTCGTTTTTGAAGACATCAAGGCCGCC contains these protein-coding regions:
- a CDS encoding pyridoxine 5'-phosphate synthase, giving the protein MPSLGVNVDHVAAIRQSRFTAYPDPLQAALICEKAGADGITIHLREDRRHIQEKDCILIKKNIKTKLNLELAPSPWITDFALKLAPADVCIVPEKRKELTTEGGLDVFKNERRLKKIIPLFNKKGIRVSLFIEANEKAIALSKKLGADAVELHTGSYANLRGAARAKELLGIKKASAFALSQGLLLNAGHGLDYENTTAIARIKGMNELNIGHSIIAYALFAGLDKAVRDMKKLLV